ACGGCAACAGATGACCCTATGGCGCCATTGCGCGACAATGCCCGCCTGTTTCAGGAGTGAACCATGAGTCAAATCATCGATACGCCGGTCGACGGCACCCTTGACGCCACCGGCCTCAATTGCCCCGAGCCGGTGATGATGCTGCACCAGCACATCCGTGACCTGCCGGCAGGCGGGCTGTTGAAAGTGATCGCCACCGACCCCTCCACCCGCCGTGACATTCCCAAGTTCTGTGTGTTTCTCGACCACGAACTGGTGGCGCAGCAGGAAGAGGCCGGGACCTATCTCTACTGGATTCGCAAGAAGCTCGACTAACCGGCCGAACGGCTGATGCGGATCTGCTTGCGCGCGCTGCGGGTCAGGCGGATCAGCAGCATCAGCGCGGCGCAGGTCAAGCCGGCAATCAAGCCTTCCCACAAGCCGCTCGGTCCACGCGCCGGGCCGAACCAGTCGGTCAGGCCCAGGGCGTAGCCGACCGGCAAGCCAATCCCCCAATAAGCGAACAGGGTCAGGATCATGGTCACCCGGGTGTCCTGATAGCCCCGCAGTGCGCCGGCGGCGGTGACCTGGATGCCGTCGGAGAACTGGAACAGCGCCGAGTAGACGATGAGCATCGAGGCGACCTGGATCACCAGCGGGTCGTTGGTGTAGATCGAGGCGATGGGGTCGCGCAGCAGAAACATCAGGCTCGCCGACAGGCAGGCATAAGCCAGGGCCGCCCCCATGCCGACCCCGGCGCTGAAGCGTGCGTCACGCGGCTGCTGGCGTCCCAGGGACTGGCCGACCCGCACGGTCACGGCCATGGCCAGGGAGTAGGGGATCATGAACATCAGGGCGCTGACGTTGAGGGCGATCTGGTGTCCGGCCACCACCGTGGCTCCCAGGCTGCCGATCAACAGGGCGATCACCGCGAAGATGCTCGACTCGGCGAATACTGCGATACCGATGGGCAGGCCGACGCTGAGCAGGCGACCGATCACTGCCCCTTGCGGCCAATCGAACTGGCTGAACAGCTGGATCTTGCGATAGGCCTGCGCCCAGCCAATCCAGCCGGCCATGCCCAGCATCATGGCCCACATGACGATGGCCGTGGCCCAGCCACAGCCCACGCCACCCATGGCCGGCACGCCGAAGTGGCCATAGATGAAGATGTAGTTGATGGGGATGTTCAGGGCCAGGCCACACAGGCCGATGACCATGCTCGGCACCGTGCGCCCCAGGCCGTCGCTCAGGCAGCGCAGCACGTAGTACAGCGCCACCGCCGGCAGGCCGCTGGCGATGCCGTGCAGATAGCCCATGCAGGGCTTGATCAGTTCGGGATCGACGTTCATCAGGTGCAGGATCGGTTCGGCGCTGACCAGCATCAGGGTCGCCGAGATCCCGGCCACCACGGCCAGCCACAGGGCCTGGCGTACCACCGGGCCGATCTCGTGCAGCTTGCCGGCGCCAAAGCGCTGGGCCACCTTGGGCGTGGTGGCCAGCAGGGTGCCGGTCATCAGCAGGAACACCGGAATCCAGATCGAGTTGCCCAGGGCCACGGCCGCCAGGTCCCGCGAGCTGACCCGGCCGGCCATCACGGCGTCGACAAAGCCCATGGCGGTGGTGGCCACCTGGGCAATCATGATGGGCAGGGCCAGTTGCAGCAGGTCCCGCAGTTCACGGCCGACCCGGGCAGGGCGGCTGATGGCGGTGTTGGAAGGGGTGTCGGTCACGGAATTCACGGGGCGGAGCGTCCATAGGTGTGTTGCGCAGGACGCGACAGTCTACTCGTTGACATGGTGGTCAGGAAAAAATCCAGTGTTGTGGATTTGTAAGGGCGTCTGCGCTGCAAACGGGCGCTGGACTTCAAGCGGTGCTGGCTCGCCCTGGCATCTGCGCCTACACTGCGGCTCCGCACGAGGAGCCTGCCATGTTGATTGTTGCCGACGAAAATATTCCCCTGATTGACGAGTTCTTTGCCGGCTTTGGCGAGATTCGGCGCTTCCCCGGGCGCGCCATCGATCGGGCGGCCGTGGAGCAGGCCGATGTGCTGCTGGTGCGCTCGGTGACCCAGGTCGATCGTCAACTGCTGGAAGGCAGTCCGGTACGTTTTGTCGGCACCTGCACCATTGGCACCGATCACCTGGACCTGGACTACTTCCAGCAAGCCGGGATCAGTTGGTCCAGTGCCCCGGGCTGCAATGCCCGGGGCGTGGTGGACTATGTGCTGGGCAGCCTGTTGACCCTGGCCGAGATCGAAGGGGCGGACCTGGCGCAACGCTGTTATGGCGTGGTGGGGGCCGGTGAAGTTGGCGGGCGCCTGATCAAGGTCCTGCGCGGCCTGGGTTGGCAGGTGCTGGTCTGTGATCCGCAACGCCAGGCGGCAGAAGGCGGCGACTATGTCAGCCTGGAGCAGTTGATCGAGCGTTGTGACGTCATCAGCCTGCATACCCCGCTGACCCGCCACGGCGAGCATGCCACCTGGCACCTGCTGGACCGGCAGCGCCTGGACCGGCTCAAGCAGGGCACCTGGCTGATCAATGCCGCCCGCGGTCCGGTGGTGGATAACCGGGCGCTGCGTGAAGTCCTGCTTGAGCGTGAGGATTTGCAGGCGGTGCTGGATGTCTGGGAAGAGGAGCCGACCGTGGACCGCGAACTGGCGGACCTGTGCGTGCTGGCCACGCCCCATATCGCCGGTTACAGCCTGGACGGCAAGCAGCGTGGCACGGCACAGATCTACCAGGCTTATTGCCGCTTCCTCGGGCAGGCCGAACAGGTCAGCCTGGCCAGCTTGCTGCCGGCGCCCTGGGTGCCGCAGGTGAGCCTCAATGCCAATGCCGACCCGGCCTGGGCCTTGGCGATGATCTGTCGGGCGGTGTACGACCCGCGCCGTGATGATGCGGATTTGCGCCGCAGCCTGGTGGACGATGTCGCCCGGCAGCGCAGTGCCTTCGATGGCTTGCGCAAGCATTACCCGGAGCGCCGCGAAGTTGATGGCCTGCAAGTGCGGATTCAAGGGGAGTCGCCGGTGCTGAGCCGGATCGTCAGGGCCCTGGGTGCCAGCCAAGTCTGAACCCGTTCGCAGCCCAGGGCGCGGGCATAAAAAACCCGGCCATAAGGCCGGGTCAAGAGGACGTGAGGCTGTGTGTCAATCTTGCCGAGCAGGCTTGACCAGTCGCTTTTCCAGTTCGCGGCAGGCGTTCTGGATCATGTCTTCAGTAATAGGTACTTCGCGACCCTGAGCGTCGATGATGGCACACCCTAGAGACTGGTTCGGCTGGGTACGGATCACTTGAATCTTGTCATTGCTGCTGTGTTGCAAGGACATGGCCTGTCTCCTCATCAGGTTGTGTGCTTACTTTAGAATGGCCGGGTGACCAAGCTGTTACAGACCGCCACCAGGACTGGCCCGGCCACTTCACTCCACCAGAAATGTCCAGGGAGTGCCAGCCACAGATTAGACCGATAATCTCTAGGCTCTAGTGTCAGCGGTCATAATCAACCTGACTCATTGTGATTTAGCAAAGTTCCCGCGAATTCATCTCGTTGCCGCCGCTGCAGCGGATCAGTCGCCGGCGCGTCAATGGATGAACTGCATGCTCTCTTCTCGTCACCGCCGGGCGCTGCATCTGGCCAACCGCTTCATTGCTCCCTACCGTTGGCAGGCGCTGGGCGCCTTGCTGGCGTTGATTGTCACTGCCGGCATCACCTTGTCCATGGGGCAGGGCATCCGGCTGTTGGTGGACCAGGGCTTCATGACCCAGTCGCCGCATTTGCTCAATCAGTCCATTGGCTTGTTCCTGCTGCTGGTCCTGGCCCTGGCGGTGGGCACCTTTGTGCGTTTCTACCTGGTGTCGTGGATCGGCGAGCGCTGTGTGGCGGACATCAGGCGCCAGGTGTTCAATCACCTGATCTACCTGCACCCCGGCTTTTACGAGAACAACCGCAGTTCGGAGATCCAGTCGCGGCTGACGGCGGACACCACCTTGCTGCAGTCGGTGATCGGCTCCTCGCTGTCGTTGTTCCTGCGCAATGCGCTGATGGTGCTGGGGGGCATTGTCTTGCTGTTTGTCACCAACCCCAAGCTCACCAGTATCGTGGTGGTGGCCTTGCCGCTGGTGCTGGCGCCGATTCTGATTTTCGGTCGCCGGGTCCGCAGCCTGTCGCGCCTGAGCCAGGACCGGATCGCCGATGTTGGCAGCTACGTCTCGGAAACCCTCGGCCAGATCAAGACGGTCCAGGCCTATAACCACCAGGCCCAGGACGAGCAGCGTTTCGCCGTGACAGTGGAGGATGCCTTCGATACGGCGCGCAAGCGCATCGTCCAGCGTGCCTGGCTGATTACCCTGGTGATCGTCCTGGTCCTGGGGGCGGTGGGCGTGATGCTCTGGGTCGGCGGCATGGATGTCATTGCCGGGCGCATTTCCGGCGGTGAGCTGGCAGCGTTCGTCTTCTACAGCCTGATCGTCGGCAGTGCCTTCGGCACCTTGAGTGAGGTGATTGGCGAGTTGCAGCGGGCCGCGGGGGCGGCGGAACGCATTGCCGAATTGCTGCGGGCGGACAGCCGCATCCAACCGCCCGACAGCGGGCTGGTGAGCCTGCCGGCGCGGGTGCGTGGTGAGCTGCAACTGGAGGACCTGGGGTTCGCCTACCCGTCGCGACCGGATCGCTATGCCGTCGACGGTTTGACTCTGACGGTGCGGGCCGGGGAAACCCTGGCGCTGGTGGGGCCTTCGGGCGCAGGCAAATCCACTCTCTATGACCTGTTGCTGCGTTTCTACGATCCACAGCGGGGACGGATCCTGCTGGACGGCGTCCCCCTGACCCAGCTCGACCCGCAGGATCTGCGCCGCTGCTTTGCCCTGGTGTCGCAGAACCCGGCGCTGTTCTACGGCAGCATCGAAGAGAACATCCGCTACGGTAGGTCTGACGCGACCCTGGCCGAGGTTCAGGACGCGGCGAAGATCGCCTATGCCCACGAGTTCATCGAGCAGATGCCCGATGGCTACCGGACCCATCTGGGAGATGGCGGCTTGGGGCTCTCCGGCGGCCAGCGGCAACGCCTGGCAATCGCCCGGGCATTGTTGGTGGACGCACCGATCCTGTTGCTGGATGAAGCCACCAGCGCCCTGGACGCGCAGAGCGAGCATCTGATTCAGCAGGCTTTGCCCAGCCTGATGAAGGACCGCACCACTCTGGTGATCGCCCATCGCCTGGCTACGGTGAAGAATGCCGACCGCATTGCGGTCATGGATCAGGGCAAGCTGGTGGCGGTGGGTACTCATCAGCAACTGATCGCCAACAGTCCGCTCTATGCGCGCCTGGCGGCCCTGCAATTCAGCGACGGCCCTCAGGCAGCGGTGTAGGAGCCGGCTTGCCGGCGAAAGCGTCCAAAAGGCTGGCGCCCAGTTCGACGGTTTCTTCGCGGGCGAGCCAGGAGCTGGCCCAATAAAAAGCCCGCATCGTTGCGGGCTTGTGGAGGGGTGGGGTCACTGGTCGTCGAAGTAGCGCTCATGCCAGTCCACCAGCGGCTGCGGTGAATTGAGCTTCTGCCCATAGATCACCGAGTACGACAGCACGTTCTGTACGTACTGGCGGGTTTCGTCGAAGGGGATGCTTTCCACCCACACATCGAAACTCAGGTGATCGGCGCCCTTGAGCCATTGGCGCACCCGCCCGGGACCCGCGTTGTAGGCCGCGGAGGCCAGCACCCGGTTGCCGTTGAACTGGCTGTGCACCTGGCTCAGGTAGGCGGCGCCCAGCTGGATGTTCTTGTCCGGGTCCAGCACTTGCTGGGGCGAGGCCAGGGGGATGCTGAACTTGCGCGCGGTTTCCTTGGCGGTGCCGGGCATCAGTTGCATCAGGCCGCTGGCGCCGACGTGGGAGCGGGCGTCGTCCATGAAGGCGCTTTCCTGGCGGGTGATGGCGAACACCCAGCTGGAATGCAGGCCGCGGACCTTGGCTTCGCGCACCAGGGTGTCGCGGTGAGCCATTGGGAAACGGATGTCCAGGTCATCCCAGTATTGAGCCTGGCTGATGGTGCGGATGGCCGGGAAGTACCACTTCAGGTCGTAGGCCAGCCTGGCCTGGGCCACCATTTCGTCGCGGTTGAAGTGTCGGCTGACGTGGTACCACTCGCGGCGCCCGTCGACGATCTGGCCTCGGGCATGAAACTCCAGGGCGCGACGCACGCCCGGGGTATTACGGACTTTGTTGATGACCGCCTGGCTCAGCATCAGCGGTTGGTTGTTCAGCTGATAGGGGGCCTTGGCGTGATCGGCGGCGAGGAAGCCATAGAAGTCCCGCTCCCGGGCCAACCCCTTGAACAGCGCCTGGGCCTGAGGGTTTTGCGGCTGGGCCAGCTCCAGGCTGCGAGCCTGCCAGTAGCGCCAGCGGTTGGTGCTGGCCAGGTCCTGAGGCAGCTTGCGGGTCAACTGATAGGCATCCTCCCAGCGTGCCAGGCGCAACAGCAGGCGCAGGCGCCATTCGGACACGGTGTTGTCGCGCAGCTCCGGGTCGTACTTGGTCATCACGTCCAGGGCGCGGCTGTCGAAGCGCCGGGCCAGGGTCAGGCCGATTTCGCGGGCAATCGCCACTTTTTCGTCGCGGGAGAAGTGCATGCTGCTGGCATAGCCGTCCAGCAGGGCCATTGCCTTGTCAGGGTCCTGGCGTGCCAGTCGGCGCAGGCCGAGGCCGACCACATCGGACATGGCCTCATCGGCCGGCTGGAAGCGCGAGGGCTGGCTCAGCAATTCGGGTTTTTGCGCCACATCGACCAGCAGGCGACCCTGAGGCGCCAGGCTGGTCATGCTCTTCACCAGGCTGTTGGCCAGAGGATAGTTGCGGGCTTCGGCCGCCAGTTTGGCCCGTTGCCAGCGTTTCTGTTCGGTCAGTTGGCCTTCGGCGGCCCATTGCGCGAACAAGGCGTCACAGGCGGCCGGTTGGGATTTGCCGGTCAGCCAGAGCTTTTCGGTGGCGGCGTAGCCTTCGGCCTTGAGATTGTGTCCCAACTGGTACTGGCCGTTGAGGCAGTCCAGCTCGGTGAAATTGAGTTTCGGGTCGTAGTACTTGGTGAAGGTCGCCCAATCGCCGCGTTCGGCCAGCCAGCGTAACCAGCGCAGTTTCATCCAGTTGGCCTGGGGCAGATCGCCATGTTCGGCGAGGAATTTCTCGATCTCGGCGTTGCTGGCGGATTTCAGCCGGGCAGTCAGCTCGTCATAGGCCAGGTAGGGTTCCAGCGGGTAGTCACGCAGCGCATCGGCGTAACGGAAGTAGGGGCCGGAATCACCCTTGGCCAGGGCGCGCTTGGCTTCATCGTAATACTGGCGTTGTAGAGTCAGGTCTGCCGCCTGGGCGGATTGGACGGCTGCGGCGGTGAGAAGCAGGCAAGATAAAACACTGAAAAGGCGACTGCGCATGAGACATCCGGGCAGAGAAATCATGACAAGTGCCGACAAGGCCAACACTGATTGCTCACTAGCTTAGCCTTTTGCCAGCAACCGGTGAAAGCTTTGCCGAACCCTTGGCATCAGTTGGCAACAAAAGTGCCTCAGGGGTGGCCGGCGGCGAAATAGCCGGCCTTCTGCGGGCTCAAGTCAGGTAGAATGCGCGCCCGGTTTTTGGAGAAGAACATGACCCTGCTCAAATTCAGCGATGTGTCCCTTGCTTTCGGCGCCATGCCGTTGTTGGACAAGGTGTCCTGGCAGATCGCCCGTGGTGAGCGGGTGTGCATCATCGGCCGTAACGGTACTGGCAAATCCAGCATGATGAAGCTGGTCAAGGGCGATCAGAAGCCCGACGACGGCTCCGTATGGCGCGCACCCGGTCTGAAGATCGGCGAGTTGCCCCAGGAATTGCCGGTGGCCGACGAGCGGACCGTGTTCGACGTGGTTGCCCAGGGCCTGGACGGTGTCGGCGAGCTGCTGGCCCAGTACCACCACCTGAGCCAGAACATCGTCACCGACGCCGATCTGGAAAAACTGATGCACGTCCAGCACGACCTCGAAGCCCGTGACGGCTGGCGCCTGCAGCAACTGGTGGACAGCACCCTGAGCCGTCTGCAACTGCCCGCCGACAAGACCCTCGCCGAGTTGTCCGGCGGCTGGCGTCGTCGCGTGCTGCTGGCCCAGGCCCTGGTGTCCGAGCCGGACCTGCTGCTGCTCGACGAGCCGACCAACCACCTGGACATCGGCGCCATTGCCTGGCTGGAAGAGGCGCTGAAGGATTTCCAGGGCGCGGTCCTCTTTATTACCCACGACCGTTCCTTCCTGCAGAACCTGGCCACTCGCATTCTCGAACTGGATCGCGGTGGCCTGATCGACTGGAACGGCGACTACGCCAGCTTCCTGGTGCACAAGGAAGCCATGCTGGCGGCGGAAGAAACCGCCAACGCGCTGTTCGACAAGCGCCTGGCCCAGGAAGAAGTGTGGATTCGCCAGGGCATCAAGGCCCGGCGTACCCGTAACGAAGGCCGCGTGCGTGCGCTCAAGGCGCTGCGCGTGGAGCGCAGTGAGCGCCGCGAGCGTACCGGCAAGGCCAATATTCAGCTGGAAACCGCAGACAAGTCCGGCAAGCAGGTGATGGTGCTGGAGAACGTCAGCTTCGCTCACCCGGATGGTCCGTTCCTGGTCAAGGACTTCTCCATGGTCCTGCAGCGCGGCGACCGTATCGGCCTTCTGGGCGCCAACGGCACCGGCAAGACCACCTTGCTCAAGCTGATGCTCGGTGGCCTGGTTCCCAGCAGCGGCAAGGTGGAAGAGGGTACACGGATCGACGTGGCCTACTTCGACCAGTTGCGCCACCAGTTGGACCTGGAAAAGACCGTGATCGACAACGTCGCCGAAGGTCGCGACTTCATCGAGATCGATGGCCAGAGCCGTCACGTGCTCAGCTACCTGGGTGATTTCCTGTTCAGCCCGCAACGTGCCCGTACGCCAGTCAAGGCGCTGTCCGGCGGTGAGCGTGCCCGTCTGTTGCTGGCCAAGTTGTTCAGCAAGCCGGCCAACCTGCTGGTGCTCGACGAGCCGACCAACGACCTGGATGTGGAAACCCTCGAGCTTTTGGAGGAAGTGCTGCTGACTTTCCAGGGCACGGTACTGATGGTCAGCCACGACCGGGCGTTCCTCGACAACGTGGTGACCAGCACCCTGGTCTTTGAAGGCGAGGGCAAGGTTCGCGAGTACGTTGGCGGTTATCAGGATTGGCTGCGTCAGGGCGGTTCGCCGCGGTTGCTGGGCGTGACCGAGAACAAGTCCGGCAAGGCCGAGCTGAATTCCGCCGTGGTGGCGCCGGTACAAGCCGCGGCGCCGGCCCCCGCGCAGGAGGCTCCGGCGGCGAAGAAGAAGCTCAGCTACAAGTTGCAACGCGAGCTTGAGGCGTTGCCGGGGCAGATCGAAGCGATGGAGCAGCAGATTGCCGGGGTCGAGGCGGAAATGGCCGATGCCGGTTTCTATCAGCGCCCGGTGGCGGAAACCGCTGCGGTCATCGCCCGGCTGGAGCAGTTGAATGCCGAGTTGGAGCAGATGGTCGAGCGCTGGGCCGAGCTGGATGCCTGAATGACCGCTGAGCAATAAAAAAAGCCCGACTTCAGAGTCGGGCTTTTTGTCGAGGCCGCTGGCGTGCCGGTGGCGGTATTCAGCGCTTGACCAGGTGCACCGCCAGCACGTCACAAGGCGCGCCGTGGAGAACGTCATTGGCGGTGGAGCCCAGTAACAGCGCCAGGCCGTGGCGGCCATGGCTGCCGACCACGATCAGGTCGCATTCCTGCTCCTTGGCCAGGTGGTGAATCTCCTGGCGTGGCTGTCCGTAGGTCAGGTGGCTGTATTCCTTGGTCAGCTCCGGGTACTTGTGGATCAGTCGATCCAGGCGCTCCCGAGCCTGGTCGAACTGTTGCTGCTGCAGTTGCGAAAGGTCCATGGGGACATCGCCGCCGAAGGCCATGGCCATGGGTTCGACGATATGCACCAGGGACAGCTTGGCCCCATTGCTCACCGACAGCTCGCGAGCGCGGTGGATAACAGGATCGCACTCTTCGGTTAGATCTACGGCGACCAGAATATGGTGGTAGGACATGAGGCGCTCCTCCTGAGGATTGCAATAGCTTCAAGTATGGCTGCTTTCAAGCGGGTTGGTTTTGCCCAGGCCCCGCTCATCAAAAAATCGAGAGTACTGATATGACGGTCTGGATAGTGGTGTCAATCCTTGCGGTGGTTCTGAGTCCGCTGGCGTGGTTGCGTCCCTCGCGCCGCCAGAGCGGCCTGATCGCCCTGCGCATGGAGGCGCGGCGCATGGGCCTGGCCATGCAGCTGGCGCCTCAGGAGTGGCCACATTGGCTGGGACAGGAGCCCCCCAATCCGTGCCCGCAGTACCACCGCCCGCGGCGTAGCGCGCAATCGGCCTGCTGGAGTTACTGGCAGACAGCTCCCGGTTGCTGGGTCAATCAATGGCGTGAGCCTTGTGTCGACGAGCTGCTGCTCCAGCGCCTGCAGACGTTGCCGTCCGGGGTGTTCAAGGTTGAAGCGGACAAGCAGCTGATTGCCCTGTACTGGAACGAGCGTGGCGAGGTCAGTGTCCTGGAGAACATCGCCTCGGTGCTCAAGGCCTTGGCCTGAGGCCTTCGAGGAGCGCGTCCGGGGCAGGGTGGGGCTGGGCGCTGGGCAATAAAAAGCCCGACTCAACATCGGGCGGGATGGCCAGGCAGGCCGGTAATCGGGTTGGAGCCACCTTCGGGTGGCTTTTTGCTGTCTGGGCAGTGGCTTTATTCGATAAATGTTTTCTGGTCATTTCTTCAGATATATCCCCAGCTTAGTCGTACTTGCTCCTTGAGGTCGGGGGATTTAGGGCGATTTTTCTAAATATTGATCCTATGAATGGCCTTGAATGCGGGGCCGTGTTGAAGGTCCGGGGAGCGATGAAGTGACCGCAAAGTCGCGTTTCAAACAGTGTTTTGTACGATTGACAATTGGCGGATTTTCCCTGAATGTGGCGTACCCAAATCAAACGGGCGTATGAAATGAGCGTTTGCATCGCAGGCGGCTCTGTACAGAATCCCGACTATCGCGTTGGCGGGTGTGCCTGGCGGAATGGCGTTAGCATCGACGGTGACGTTAGTGCCAAGCCAGAAGTCAGCGTCCGACGTGTACTGTTCAGCTTCCATATCGTGGAGATCAGTTGATGATTTACGAAGGTAAAGCCATCACGGTTAAGGCTCTTGAAAGTGGCATCGTCGAATTGAATTTCGACCTCAAGGGTGAGTCCGTCAACAAGTTCAACCGTCTAACCCTGAACGAACTGCGTCAGGCTGTTGACACCATCAAGGCAGATGCTTCGATCAAGGGCGTGATCGTCAGCAGTGGCAAGGACGTGTTCATCGTCGGCGCCGACATCACCGAGTTTGTCGATAACTTCAAGCTGCCGGATGCCGAGCTGGTGGCTGGCAACCTCGAAGCCAACAAGATCTTCAGCGATTTCGAAGACCTCAATGTGCCGACCGTTGCCGCGATCAATGGCATCGCCCTGGGGGGCGGCCTGGAAATGTGCCTGGCAGCGGATTACCGCGTCATGGCCGCCAGCGCCAAGATCGGTCTGCCGGAAGTCAAGCTGGGCATCTACCCGGGCTTCGGCGGTACTGTGCGCCTGCCGCGCCTGATCGGTGCCGACAACGCCATCGAGTGGATCGCCGCCGGCAAGGAAAACCGTGCCGAAGACGCGCTGAAAGTCGGTGCCGTGGATGCTGTGGTTGCACCCGAGAAACTCAAGGATGCCGCTCTGGCCCTGGTCAAGCGCGCCATTTCCGGCGAGTTCGACTACAAGGCCAAGCGTCAGCCGAAGCTGGAAAAACTCAAGCTCAACGCCATTGAGCAGATGATGGCGTTCGAAACCGCCAAGGGCTTCGTGGCTGGCCAGGCCGGCCCGAACTACCCGGCACCGGTCGAAGCGATCAAGACCATCCAGAAAGCGGCCAACTTCGGTCGCGACAAAGCCCTGGAAGTGGAAGCAGCCGGTTTCGTCAAACTGGCCAAGACTTCGGCCGCACAAAGCCTGATCGGTCTGTTCCTCAACGACCAGGAATTGAAGAGAAAGGCCAAGGCCTACGACGAAATCGCCAAGGACGTGAAGCAGGCCGCCGTACTCGGCGCCGGCATCATGGGGGGCGGCATCGCCTACCAGTCGGCGTCCAAAGGCACGCCGATCCTGATGAAGGACATCAACGAGCACGGTATCGAGCAGGGTCTGGCGGAAGCCGCGAAACTGCTGGTGGGCCGCGTTGACAAGGGTCGCATGACCGCCGCGAAGATGGCTGAAGTGCTCAACGGCATTCGTCCGACCCTGTCCTACGGCGATTTCGGCAACGTCGACCTGGTGGTCGAAGCCGTGGTCGAGAACCCCAAGGTCAAGCAGATCGTGCTGGCCGAAGTGGAAGCTCAGGTCAAGGAAGACACCATCCTGGCGTCCAACACCTCGACCATTTCCATCAGCCTGCTGGCCAAGGCCCTCAAGCGTCCGGAAAACTTCGTCGGCATGCACTTCTTCAACCCGGTGCACATGATGCCGCTGGTGGAAGTGATCCGTGGCGAGAAGTCCAGCGAGCTGGCCGTTGCCACCACCGTTGCCTACGCCAAGAAAATGGGCAAGAACCCGATCGTGGTCAACGACTGCCCGGGCTTTTTGGTCAACCGCGTGCTGTTCCCGTATTTCGGCGGCTTCGCCAAGCTG
This genomic stretch from Pseudomonas sp. Os17 harbors:
- the fadB gene encoding fatty acid oxidation complex subunit alpha FadB, which produces MIYEGKAITVKALESGIVELNFDLKGESVNKFNRLTLNELRQAVDTIKADASIKGVIVSSGKDVFIVGADITEFVDNFKLPDAELVAGNLEANKIFSDFEDLNVPTVAAINGIALGGGLEMCLAADYRVMAASAKIGLPEVKLGIYPGFGGTVRLPRLIGADNAIEWIAAGKENRAEDALKVGAVDAVVAPEKLKDAALALVKRAISGEFDYKAKRQPKLEKLKLNAIEQMMAFETAKGFVAGQAGPNYPAPVEAIKTIQKAANFGRDKALEVEAAGFVKLAKTSAAQSLIGLFLNDQELKRKAKAYDEIAKDVKQAAVLGAGIMGGGIAYQSASKGTPILMKDINEHGIEQGLAEAAKLLVGRVDKGRMTAAKMAEVLNGIRPTLSYGDFGNVDLVVEAVVENPKVKQIVLAEVEAQVKEDTILASNTSTISISLLAKALKRPENFVGMHFFNPVHMMPLVEVIRGEKSSELAVATTVAYAKKMGKNPIVVNDCPGFLVNRVLFPYFGGFAKLVSAGVDFVRIDKIMEKFGWPMGPAYLMDVVGIDTGHHGRDVMAEGFPDRMKDDRRSAVDVLYEAKRLGQKNGKGFYAYETDKKGKQKKVADPSVLEVLKPIVYEQREVTDEDIINWMMIPLCLETVRCLEDGIVETAAEADMGLVYGIGFPPFRGGALRYIDSIGVAQFVALADQYADLGALYHPTAKLREMAKNGQSFFG
- a CDS encoding universal stress protein, with amino-acid sequence MSYHHILVAVDLTEECDPVIHRARELSVSNGAKLSLVHIVEPMAMAFGGDVPMDLSQLQQQQFDQARERLDRLIHKYPELTKEYSHLTYGQPRQEIHHLAKEQECDLIVVGSHGRHGLALLLGSTANDVLHGAPCDVLAVHLVKR